In the genome of Pseudanabaena mucicola str. Chao 1806, the window TCAAAAAATATTTTTGAAAGTGTTGCTAAGCAGAGCTTTCAAAAATATTTCTAGGTTTTAAACAAACGCAAAGCGCTGTATCTTAGTTATACATTGCTATTTAGAATTCAGATTGAATATGGCTTATACGATCGCATCAAATATATGTGAAGGTGTAGCAGATTGCGTACCAGTCTGTCCCGTAGCTTGTATCGAACAGGGACAGGGCGCAAATAATAAAGGCACAATTTGGTTTAAGATTGATGCCTCAATCTGTATCGACTGTGGGGTTTGCCTAGAGGTATGTCCCATCCAAGGAGCAATCTTGCCCGAAGAGAGACCCGAATTAGTGATCTAGGCAAAATGATGTGGAAGCATCTCAATTAGGCGCTGAGTATAAATACTTAAGAGAAACGAGAGGTAAAATAGAAAAAAGATAACCAGTCCAAGCAAATGACACCAGAAGAAAAAGAAAGACTTGAAGCCTGCACCAGAGAGATAGCAGAAATCTTGTATCGGAATGCAGAAGCAAAAGATGCCGAGCAATTGAAAACACTAGAAGGCATAGAAATAGCGGTGCGGGATCAAATGCTAGAAAATGTCAGTGCCAACGTGGGAATTTTTTTGTCGAAAAAAGCAGTGGGACAAAAGCAGGGAAAGAAAGAAAATTATAAAGCTGCATTGGTGAACTCAAATTGGGTACAAAAACAACCATTGGCAGAAATATTCTCTTGTTTAGGTGATGGGCATGACGGGATCTGGAACTTATTTGCTGCCATAGCAACATCAGAGCAAAGGTTTGAAATATTGGACTGGTATCATTTGAAGGAACATCTTTACGCTGTTGGTGGTTCTTTACGTCGTCTAGACAAGGCTAAAGATTTGCTATGGCAAGGTGATGTTGAGCAGGCTATTAACCTATTTGCAGGGTGTACATCCAAACGATTTATCAAATTTCTGGCTTATTTAGAGACTGTCAAGTAAAATGTGTAAAGTCTAGAAGCTAGAGATGGAGCCGATCCTCGAAGAGGATCGCAAAGCGATTGAGAGCAGGTTTCCAATCGCGAATGGGCATAGTCCATTTCTTAGAAATATTCCGCATAGCCAAGTAAACTAGCTTGAAAGCAGCCTCATCGGTCGGAAAAATCTGTTGAGATTTAATCACCTTCCGCAAACTGCTATTCATCGACTCAATCGCATTAGTCGTATAAATTGCTTTGCGAATCTCAAGAGGAAACGCAAAGAAGGGGATAATGTTCGCCCAATGACTGCGCCAAGATTTGGAGATCGAGGGATATAGTTTGTCCCATTTTTCAGCAAAGAGTTCAAGGTTAAACTCCGCCTCCGATTCCGTCGTCGCCGCATAAATCGCCTTGAGGTCGGCACAAACCTGCTTACGCTGTTGCCAAGGTACAAAAGCAACCGAGTTTCTGACCATGTGGACAATGCACAACTGCACCTGCGTTTTAGGAAATACCGTTTCGATAGCATTGGGAAAACCAGTCAAACCGTCAACGCAAGCAATCAAAATATCTTTGACCCCACGGTTACGAATTTCGGTGAGTACCGATAACCAGAATTTTGCACCCTCATTCGGTGAAATCCACATACCCAATAATTCCTTGTATCCGTCCATATTCACCGCCAAGGCAAAGTACAGGGACTTGTTAATCACCCTGCCATTGTCTCGCACTTTGATGACTAGACAGTCCAGAAATACAATTGGATAAACCGCATCAAGGGGACGGTTTTGCCATTGTTTCACCTCATCAATTACGGCATCGGTAACATTGGAAATGAGGGCTGGTGATACCTCGACACCATACATTTCTTGCAACTGGGACTGGATATCCCTGACACTCATCCCTCTGGCATATAGGGCAATGATCTTCTCGTCTAGTCCTGACAAGCGGCTTTGTCCTTTCTTCACCAGATGGGGTTCAAACTCTCCGTTGCGATCGCGTGGTACTGCAATTTCGGCTATGCCAAAGTCGCCTTGGACTTTTTTCTGGCTATAGCCGTTACGACTGTTGCTTTGTCCTTCTGGTCTGGATTCGTGCTTCTTGTACCCTAGATGCATTGATAATTCTGCTTCTAATGCTCGTTCCACTAATGCGGTGGTTAGTTGTTTCAGAATTCCTCCTTCTCCGAATAGGTCGGGTGGTGTTTTACATTCTTGCAGCAATTCGTCTAGCAATTCTTTGCGGATATTCATCGGTTTTATTGTTGGTAATTGTGTGTCTTGATCATCTCTCTATATATATCCCAGACTTTACACACTTTAATTTACACTCTCCAGTTTTATAGACTAGGACATTGTGGAGCAACTTGGCTTCACCAAGACGAAGATGTAATTGGTTGACAGTTTGCCGGGCATGATTATGGTGCTGTGTTTGCTCGTTTATAATTTAGCCCAACGTCAACTCAGACTTGATTTAGCTATCGCTCAAGATACTATTCCCAATCAATTGGGTAAACCCACTAATTCCCCGACTTTGCGTTGGGTTTTTCAATGTTTTATGGCGGTTCATTTAGTCTATTTTCAGGGACTTACTCAGGTTGTTAATTTGTCTCCTCTTCGCCTTCACATTTTGAATTTCTTTTCTCCTGCCTGCCAACGCTACTATCTCCTCCCTCTGCCTGTTTCGTAATTGTTTTTCCCCTTCCATTACGAGCGGAATGTGGCTTTTAAGTAGCTCAACTTAATTTTTGGCAATCATTAGGGAATAAAGGGAATGAATTGACGCAGAAATTTGCGAAGTCTTAATAAATCTATTACTTCTCGGACTTTAGGTGAAACTAGATCTTCGGGGGGAATACTATCAAGAGATCCCAACTTTTCCATGAGTTCGGTATACTCGGCGGCAGATAGTTGTTTTCCATCGATTGGCGATCGCGCATCGGTATAGATTTCTACGCGTAAAACTTCTTCGGGATGATCTTCTTGTTGAGAAGGTAATTTATTTTCGGCAAATACTTGAAGGGCAAAAGGGAGAGTGGCGATTTGAAAACTGATCAATGTTGCGATCGCTAAGTTATTCTTACTAATAGACAAGGGAAAGATAGGCAACAGTTGATTTCGTAAAATGTGAATATCTTTAACGTCCCAGTCGATTTGGTACATCTTCACATCCTCCAGGGATAGTTTTACGAGATTTTTTGCCACACCAAGCACATAGATACTGGCGAGTTTCTTCGGAAAGATCAATCGCCTTGCTAAAGTCGGCATCTTCTACGACCGCGCCTGTATATTCTCCTGTCTCGAAATTTGGTGCATGGAGGCGATCACGGGGTGTTGCCGTTTCTAGTTTGCCATAAAACATCTTAACCCGACTGAGATCTGTACCGCGCAGATTTGCCTTCACCAAAATAGCTCCGCCAAAGTTCGCACCTGTGAGATCACAATTATTGAAGTTTGTTTTGATTAAGTTCGCACCACTTAAATCAGCATTGCGTACATCGGTATTACAAATATCACGACCTGCTAACATCATCCCTAAATTGACTACGCGCACCCCATTAGCTAGATCAACTACATAGCCACCAGTTCCATCTAGAATCGGACGACCTAGCAATCCATCCCGTTTGAGGGGGGTGAGTAAGTTGGCACTAGATAGAAATCGGACAATTTTGGCGCGTCCATCAGCATCACAACCCCCGAGTAATGCGGCTGTTCTTGCTTGAGCGATCGCTCTTTCTAACGGCCAGTCCTCCAATTGTCCTTGCGGGTCGAGAACTAGATCAGAAATACCTTGAAAATATGCATCAATGGTTTGCTGTTGGGTAATGACATTTTGCTGACCTGTGAGTTCTTCGGAGATTTGATTTTGTCGCCATGCCACCCACACTGCCAAAATCGCAATTAAAATTTGTCCAACAGCTCCTAAAGCTTCCCATTTGAGGCTGTCAAACCATCGACTAAATGCGGCATCAAATTGGGTGACATGGGCAGCAATTAGCATAGCACTACTACCGATGAGACTAGATATAGTTAGATCCCAATGTTTTCCCAAGGGCGAATTTGCGATCGTGGTTAGTAATGGCGGTAAGAGAATTGGCAAAATGATCACAGAAATGATGCCAAGACTGATATACACCAGTTCATCCTGCTCGAAATACATGGCGGTGATCGCTGCAAATGTTGCAATCGTAGCCATGATTAAGAAAAACGCTTTTAGTCGAGAATTCGTTAGAGCCAAGCTAGTTAACTAGTTAATCTGCTAAATTTGATGAGAATTTTGATACAAGTGGCGATCGCTCTCACAAGTTTACAATTAGGGCTTACGCAAATCAACCAAGAACTCAAGTTCTTGGCTCAGAGCGAAAGTCCGCTAAAGTGGACTAAACAACTTCTATGTTCAACTCGTTACAAAGGGTTTTAAGATTTCGGTGATGCTGCAAAGTAATTTTTTTAGTAATTGTCTGATGTTACGTGGAAGTTTCTAAGACCCTCACCCCTAGCCCCTCTCCCATTAAGGGAGAGGGGAACAAGAAATTAGTCTAGCTCCCCCTCTCCCAACAAGGGAGAGGGGGCAGGGGGGTGAGGGTGATATTTGTTCCACGTAACATCAGTAATTGTGTTGCGGGCGCTTCGCGCCCGCAACACAATTACATTGCATGACTACCAAGATTTCAGCTTGTACTTTATTGCGGGGCTGTGGTTAGGACTATTACCATTGTCGAGGATCAAGTTGATAGTATCTTTGGAGGAGTTCGTAAAGAGAAGAATGATGTTGATATAGCTGTTTCGGCTTCTCAAAGAAGGTTTCGGTGACGACCGCGAAAAACTCCGCAGGATTGGTTGCGCCGTAACTATCAATTATTGTCTTGTGCTGACGTTCCACTTGATCGCATAGTTGCAGATAATCTGTAGTCATCACCTTTGCCCACAATGCATAATCTAGTGTCCTTGGCAAAATCGGCACGCCTTCCGCACGTCCATACTCTTGATCGTGTTGATGAGCAAATTCGTGCAGGATGACGTTATGCCCATCTTGCCAATTACGTAAATCCTGTTGAATCTGTTCCCATGAGAGAATGATTTGATCCTGCGTCCATGACTCTCCCAACCTCGCGACAAGTCTTTCTTCGACAATATAGTGATCTCTCATGACTATCTCATTGACAATATAGGCATGGGGATAAATCAGAATAGAACGCAGATTAGGGAAATAGGTTTTGCGATCGCCAAATAGTAACAAACAGGCGATCGCCGCAATAGTAACGCGCATCTCCTCAGTGACTTGCAAACCCATACAGCCGATGAATTGCTTTTCCTTGAGAAACACCTGAACATAACCTTGGAGTTGCTTTTGCTGGTGAATCTCCAGACTGTGATAAATAGCCAAATTGCTCTCAATAATATTTAACCAATGTCTAGGCACAGGCTTTGCCATAAGGCGATCGCGTTGCCATTTTACCCATAATGGATAAATGAGGATCGCTATAGCGATCACACTGACAACCACAGAAAAAATAATTGCAAAAAACTGGGCAGAAGTCATGGTATGTCAAGTATATTAAGTAGCCCAACTTAATTAAAACCCAAACCGAGGGATTGTTGAGCCCGCTAAGCGGGCTCAACAATCCCTCAGTTTTTAGTTTACTTATGTCTAGCTACTTAATGCCTTTATAAACCCCTATTGCTTGATTTTGCTGTTACATTGTTTTTGTTATCGTGGTTTTCATGTACAGCATTCGTAGATTTTATGGCAAAGCAAGGGCAGCAACAGCTAGATTTTTGGTCGCAGTCAGATGGGGGGAATATCATCTCGACTTCATTACATACGGAAATGCAGCGATCTTACCTTGAGTACGCCATGAGCGTAATCGTTGGTCGCGCTTTGCCTGATGCCCGTGATGGACTCAAACCTGTGCATCGTCGCATTATCTACGCAATGCATGAGTTAGGACTCTTGCCTGATCGCCCTTTTCGGAAATGTGCCCGTGTAGTGGGAGATGTCTTAGGTAAATATCATCCCCACGGTGATCAATCGGTTTACGATGCCCTTGTACGTTTAGTGCAAGACTTCTCTAGTCGTTATCCCTTGCTAGCGGGACATGGCAACTTCGGCTCGGTGGACAATGACCCTGCGGCGGCGATGCGTTATACCGAATGTCGTCTAGCCTCAATTGGCAACGAAGCGCTACTAGGGGAAATTGAGGAAGAAGTTGTTGATTTTGTCGATAACTTTGATGGCTCCGAACAGGAACCTGCTGTATTGCCAGCTCAATTGCCAATGCTATTGCTTAACGGCGCTACGGGGATCGCTGTGGGCATGGCAACAAATATTCCACCCCATAATTTGAGTGAAGTTATTGATGGCGCGATCGCTCTGATCGACAATCCCAATTTACCTGACGATGATTTGCTCAAACTGATTCCTGCGCCCGACTTTCCCACAGGTGGAATCATTATGAATGTGGAGGGTGTGCGCGAGGCATATCTAACAGGTAAAGGAAGTGTGACTATTCGCGGGGTTGCTTCCGTGGAACAGTTAGGTGGCAAAGGCACAGGCAAGCGCCAAAAACAAGCGATTATCGTCACCGAGTTGCCCTACCAAGTGAATAAATCGGCATGGATCGAGAAAATTGCTGAATTGGTGAATAACAATAAAATTGAGGGTATTTCTGATATTCGCGATGAAAGCGATCGCCGAGGAATGCGCGTTGTCATTGAACTGAAAAAGGATGTTGTTCCCGCCGTAGTTATCGATCAACTTTATCGCCAAACTGCCTTGCAATCTAATTTTGGTGTCATTTTGCTGGCGTTGAAAGGTTCTCAACCCAAGCAGATGACTTTGCGGGAGTTATTGCAAGAGTTTCTGGGATTTCGCGAAGAGACTTTATCGAAGCGCTTCCGTTATGAACTCAAGAAGGCGCAGGAAAAATCCCATTTACTGGAAGGGTTAGTACTAGTTCTGCAAGATCTTGATCGACTAATTAGAATTCTCCGATTTGCCAATAATAGCAACCTTGCCAAAACCGATCTGCAAACGGAATTTACCCTTTCTGAAACCCAAGCAGAAGCAATTCTCTCGATGCCTTTGCGCCGTATCACTGCCATTGAGCAACAAAAGATCCGCGAAGACTTAGATGCATTGCAACAACAGATTGCCAAGTTAGAAAAATTGCTCAGTGATCGCCGTGAGTTAATGAAATTCCTCAAAAAAGAATTACGCGATCATAAAAAACGCCATAGCGATCCGCGCAGAACCCATTTAGCATGGCAACTATTAGAAAATCATCAAAATGCGACGCAAAATGCTGTTGATATTGAGGTTACTGCTGAAATTAGTGAACCGCCTAAGCCCAAAGGCAAAAAAGGTGATCGCTCTATTCAGCAAACCATAGAGACTGAACAAGTTGGACGAGTTATCGAGAAAGCTCCAGAGAAAAAATATCGTGCCACTAATACCAAACAATCTCAACCCATTGAAGTTCCGCTTATCTCCCTATCTACGGAGCTAAATATTCCTATTGCCGAGC includes:
- a CDS encoding indolepyruvate ferredoxin oxidoreductase subunit alpha, whose amino-acid sequence is MAYTIASNICEGVADCVPVCPVACIEQGQGANNKGTIWFKIDASICIDCGVCLEVCPIQGAILPEERPELVI
- a CDS encoding IS256 family transposase is translated as MNIRKELLDELLQECKTPPDLFGEGGILKQLTTALVERALEAELSMHLGYKKHESRPEGQSNSRNGYSQKKVQGDFGIAEIAVPRDRNGEFEPHLVKKGQSRLSGLDEKIIALYARGMSVRDIQSQLQEMYGVEVSPALISNVTDAVIDEVKQWQNRPLDAVYPIVFLDCLVIKVRDNGRVINKSLYFALAVNMDGYKELLGMWISPNEGAKFWLSVLTEIRNRGVKDILIACVDGLTGFPNAIETVFPKTQVQLCIVHMVRNSVAFVPWQQRKQVCADLKAIYAATTESEAEFNLELFAEKWDKLYPSISKSWRSHWANIIPFFAFPLEIRKAIYTTNAIESMNSSLRKVIKSQQIFPTDEAAFKLVYLAMRNISKKWTMPIRDWKPALNRFAILFEDRLHL
- a CDS encoding DNA gyrase/topoisomerase IV subunit A; the protein is MAKQGQQQLDFWSQSDGGNIISTSLHTEMQRSYLEYAMSVIVGRALPDARDGLKPVHRRIIYAMHELGLLPDRPFRKCARVVGDVLGKYHPHGDQSVYDALVRLVQDFSSRYPLLAGHGNFGSVDNDPAAAMRYTECRLASIGNEALLGEIEEEVVDFVDNFDGSEQEPAVLPAQLPMLLLNGATGIAVGMATNIPPHNLSEVIDGAIALIDNPNLPDDDLLKLIPAPDFPTGGIIMNVEGVREAYLTGKGSVTIRGVASVEQLGGKGTGKRQKQAIIVTELPYQVNKSAWIEKIAELVNNNKIEGISDIRDESDRRGMRVVIELKKDVVPAVVIDQLYRQTALQSNFGVILLALKGSQPKQMTLRELLQEFLGFREETLSKRFRYELKKAQEKSHLLEGLVLVLQDLDRLIRILRFANNSNLAKTDLQTEFTLSETQAEAILSMPLRRITAIEQQKIREDLDALQQQIAKLEKLLSDRRELMKFLKKELRDHKKRHSDPRRTHLAWQLLENHQNATQNAVDIEVTAEISEPPKPKGKKGDRSIQQTIETEQVGRVIEKAPEKKYRATNTKQSQPIEVPLISLSTELNIPIAEPQDITVQLTYKGYIKSFENGKAPQLLDLHDDVTIASYDTRSDREMVVLTNSGKAFPLALANVPTVKGKGRGTPLITLLPDSSESLVSQFVWEKNPESTEGLVLLSSQGKIKRSPLAEFADMTARGLIAVKFKEDDALFWADVVSLDQELAIATSAGRILRFKADETQIPTVGRAAAGNIALRLGSTETQIGVSILDLTKYPSSELILITAEGFAKRIAATNIRAAVRGAIGAQCFKFPSRTDKLVSMAAIANPRLDLPVTFLIGQDHDLGLRTVQMPLGAIPLELPNSQGRSIFAGESDLVRSERVIRVVTA
- a CDS encoding pentapeptide repeat-containing protein, translated to MATIATFAAITAMYFEQDELVYISLGIISVIILPILLPPLLTTIANSPLGKHWDLTISSLIGSSAMLIAAHVTQFDAAFSRWFDSLKWEALGAVGQILIAILAVWVAWRQNQISEELTGQQNVITQQQTIDAYFQGISDLVLDPQGQLEDWPLERAIAQARTAALLGGCDADGRAKIVRFLSSANLLTPLKRDGLLGRPILDGTGGYVVDLANGVRVVNLGMMLAGRDICNTDVRNADLSGANLIKTNFNNCDLTGANFGGAILVKANLRGTDLSRVKMFYGKLETATPRDRLHAPNFETGEYTGAVVEDADFSKAIDLSEETRQYLCAWCGKKSRKTIPGGCEDVPNRLGR
- a CDS encoding zinc-dependent peptidase, producing the protein MTSAQFFAIIFSVVVSVIAIAILIYPLWVKWQRDRLMAKPVPRHWLNIIESNLAIYHSLEIHQQKQLQGYVQVFLKEKQFIGCMGLQVTEEMRVTIAAIACLLLFGDRKTYFPNLRSILIYPHAYIVNEIVMRDHYIVEERLVARLGESWTQDQIILSWEQIQQDLRNWQDGHNVILHEFAHQHDQEYGRAEGVPILPRTLDYALWAKVMTTDYLQLCDQVERQHKTIIDSYGATNPAEFFAVVTETFFEKPKQLYQHHSSLYELLQRYYQLDPRQW